From the genome of Onthophagus taurus isolate NC chromosome 5, IU_Otau_3.0, whole genome shotgun sequence, one region includes:
- the LOC111417152 gene encoding stimulator of interferon genes protein homolog, whose protein sequence is MGKRDKLGSFIHINPKKRGITFEVVMFILAAISFLIGCHFLKSDTLFEYICVSLSFNFLLFTSVIFAEKISLFIEEMKHLDSRYKNNWLLLIKFIFPIYSDMIIITIMLVTIIILSTTPYGSNIIKIMENFGFSSNLFALFSSLILQKIVPLGSASIHRAKMMEKLGGLDSGVFMAYSYYHGFLKIVLPNTGTQQKGFKEFQADFESKHGIQFAYNKLIILVPMSLFCPPNLVDHSKYISLAQSLGTIEVSRGGVHNRVYKNTVYKLEKDGNRYYVCAEYATPLRTMYDIVHTNNPHAVLYETFQNEFIINFYQTLKDILENSEETRDLCDLVLFNDQKDKKMVDIGNVIINHIKKNN, encoded by the exons ATGGGGAAG agaGATAAATTGGGTTCTTTCATCCATATAAATCCAAAGAAACGTGGGATAACTTTTGAGGTTGTGATGTTTATTCTTGCtgcgatttcttttttaa ttGGTTGTCATTTCCTTAAAAGTGATACTTTATTCGAATACATAT gTGTATCTCTTTCCTTTAACTTTTTACTATTTACTTCAGTTatttttgctgaaaaaatAAGCTTATTTATAGAAGAGATGAAACATTTAGATTCACGCTACAAGAATAATTGGTTATTACTGATTAAATTCATCTTTCCCATTTATTCTGATATGATTATCATAACAATAATGTTAGTTACCATCATAATTTTAAGCACAACTCCTTATGGttcaaatattataaaaatcatgGAGAATTTTGGATTTTCCAGTAATCTTTTTGCGttattttcaagtttaattctacaaaaaattgtgccactt GGTTCCGCCTCGATTCATCGCGCAAAAATGATGGAAAAATTGGGGGGGTTAGATAGCGGTGTATTTATGGCTTACTCATATTATCATGGTTTCTTAAAAATCGTTCTTCCAAATACGGGCACGCAACAAAAAGGATTTAAAGAGTTTCAAGCTGATTTTGAAAGCAAACacggaatacaatttgcttataataaattgatcaTTCTAGTCCCAATGTCTTTGTTCTGCCCACCTAATTTAGTGGACCACTCGAAATATATTAGCCTCGCGCaa TCTTTAGGTACGATCGAAGTATCTCGAGGCGGAGTTCATAACCGAGTTTATAAAAACACGGTTTATAAACTAGAAAAAGATGGGAATCGTTATTACGTTTGTGCTGAATACGCAACACCTTTAAGGACGATGTACGATATCGTCCACACCAACAATCCCCATGCAG ttttataCGAAACTTTTCAAAACGAATTTATAATCAACTTTTATCAAACGTTAAAAGATATCTTGGAGAATTCGGAGGAAACTCGCGATCTCTGcgatttggttttatttaatg atcaaaaagataaaaagatgGTTGATATTGGAAATGTGATTATAAAccatatcaaaaaaaataattaa